In the Ipomoea triloba cultivar NCNSP0323 chromosome 6, ASM357664v1 genome, one interval contains:
- the LOC116021735 gene encoding ras-related protein Rab11B-like, with translation MAGGYRADDDYKYLFKVVLIGDSGVGKSNLFSRFTRNEFSLNPKSTIGIDLASRKLRVHGQLVKAQIWDTAGQERYRDMTSAFYRGAVGALLVYDVTRHVTFENVERLLKELRDHTHQDIVIMLVGNKVDLRHLRSVSTEDAKAFAEKEGTYFMEISTLESLNVENAFTELLTQIYCFYGGCKGLC, from the exons ATGGCGGGTGGGTATAGAGCGGATGATGACTACAAGTACTTGTTCAAGGTGGTGTTGATAGGGGACTCTGGTGTGGGAAAATCGAATCTGTTTTCTCGATTTACCCGCAATGAGTTCAGCCTCAACCCAAAGTCAACCATTGGCATCGACCTCGCCTCTCGCAAGCTACGTGTCCATGGCCAACTAGTCAAGGCTCAGATTTGGGATACCGCCGGCCAAGAAAG ATACCGAGACATGACAAGTGCATTCTACCGAGGAGCTGTTGGTGCATTGCTTGTATATGATGTTACCCGCCATGTTACATTTGAAAATGTAGAGAGGTTGCTAAAAGAGCTACGGGATCACACACATCAAGATATTGTCATAATGTTGGTGGGAAACAAGGTAGACTTACGTCACTTACGTTCTGTTTCTACCGAGGATGCAAAGGCCTTTGCTGAGAAGGAGGGCACCTACTTTATGGAGATATCAACTCTCGAGTCATTGAATGTTGAGAACGCCTTCACGGAACTACTCACCCAGATATATTGTTTCTACGGAGGATGCAAAGGCCTTTGCTGA
- the LOC116023148 gene encoding ras-related protein Rab11B-like encodes MAGGYRTDEDYDWLFKVVLIGDSGVGKSNLRSRFTQNKFSLEPKKTVGVEFATHIVRVDDAKVKAQIWDTTGQERYRAIVPAYYRGAVGALLVYDVTRHVTFENVESWLVELRDFTDNIVVLLVGNKADLHHLRAVSTEDAKAFAEKEGTYFMETSALESLNVENAFTEVLTQIRRKALEVGDNNYDYLFKMVLIGDSGVGKSNLLSRFTRNEFRLMSKSSTIGMKFATRTLRFDDKVVKAEIWDTASQERNDLDFQMNYSGIASACYRVPIGALVVYDVTRHATFENVEGWLKELRDQSDQNIFIMLVGNKADLHHLRAISTEDAKAFAEKEGIFFMETSALESLNVENAFTELLTQILRKVVEVGG; translated from the exons ATGGCGGGTGGGTATAGAACGGATGAGGACTATGATTGGTTGTTCAAGGTGGTTTTGATAGGGGACTCTGGTGTGGGAAAATCGAATCTGCGTTCGCGATTTACTCAGAATAAGTTCAGCCTCGAACCAAAGAAAACCGTTGGCGTCGAGTTCGCCACTCACATTGTTCGTGTCGACGACGCAAAAGTCAAGGCTCAGATTTGGGATACCACCGGCCAAGAAAG ATACCGAGCCATCGTACCAGCATACTACCGAGGAGCTGTTGGTGCATTGCTTGTATATGATGTTACCCGCCATGTCACATTTGAAAATGTAGAGAGCTGGTTAGTAGAGCTACGAGATTTCACAGATAATATCGTCGTACTGCTAGTGGGAAACAAGGCAGACTTACATCACTTACGTGCTGTTTCTACCGAGGATGCAAAGGCCTTTGCTGAGAAGGAGGGCACCTACTTTATGGAGACATCAGCTCTCGAGTCATTGAATGTTGAGAACGCCTTTACGGAAGTACTCACGCAGATACGGCGAAAAGCGCTTGAGGTAGGGGATAATAACTATGATTACTTGTTCAAGATGGTGTTGATAGGAGACTCTGGTGTGGGAAAATCGAATCTGCTTTCTCGATTTACTCGGAATGAGTTCCGCCTCATGTCAAAGTCGTCAACCATTGGCATGAAGTTCGCCACTCGCACGCTTCGTTTCGATGACAAAGTAGTAAAGGCTGAGATTTGGGATACCGCCAGCCAAGAAAG GAATGATTTAGACTTTCAAATGAATTATAGTGGTATAGCGAGTGCATGCTACCGAGTACCTATTGGTGCATTGGTTGTATATGATGTTACTCGCCATGCCACATTTGAAAATGTAGAGGGGTGGTTAAAAGAGCTACGGGATCAAAGTGACCAAAATATCTTCATAATGTTAGTGGGAAACAAGGCAGACTTACATCACTTACGTGCTATTTCTACCGAGGATGCAAAGGCCTTTGCTGAGAAGGAGGGTATCTTCTTTATGGAGACTTCAGCTCTTGAGTCATTGAATGTTGAGAACGCCTTTACAGAACTCCTCACGCAAATACTTCGAAAAGTGGTTGAGGTAGGGGGATGA
- the LOC116021826 gene encoding CDP-diacylglycerol--inositol 3-phosphatidyltransferase 1-like codes for MAKTSRLTPTTVYLYIPNIIGYMRILMNCCAFAICFKDKMLFSILYFISFVCDALDGWFARKFNQVSTFGAVLDMVTDRISTACLLVILSQVYRPSLIFLSLLALDIGSHWLQMYSSFLAGKTSHKDVKDSSSWLFRTYYGNRKFMAYCCVSCEVLYILLFLLAENQTENLTDVLINSAKESWLYFSLLSLLLFGWATKQLVNFIQMKTAADACVHYDIARKQ; via the exons ATGGCCAAGACTTCAAGACTCACGCCAACAACTGTGTATCTCTACATTCCCAACATCATTG GGTACATGAGAATTTTAATGAACTGCTGTGCTTTTGCAATATGCTTCAAGGACAAAATGCTTTTCtcgattttatattttattag CTTTGTTTGTGATGCTTTGGATGGTTGGTTTGCCCGCAAATTCAACCAAG TTTCAACATTTGGAGCTGTTTTGGACATGGTAACAGATAG GATCAGCACTGCTTGTCTCCTCGTGATTCTTTCCCAAGTTTATAG GCCTAGCTTGATTTTCTTGTCTTTGCTCGCCTTAGATATTGGCAGCCACTGGTTGCAAATGTATAG CTCCTTCTTGGCTGGCAAAACTAGCCATAAAGACGTGAAGGATAGCAGTAGTTGGCTATTCAGGACTTATTATGGAAATCGCAAATTTATGGCTTATTGTTGTGTATCCTGTGAG GTTCTTTACATTCTCTTATTCCTTCTGGCGGAGAACCAGACCGAGAATTTGACTGAT GTTCTTATCAATTCTGCGAAAGAAAGTTGGCTCTACTTTTCCCTGCTTTCCTTGCTTCTCTTTGGTTGGGCAACTAAGCAATTGGTCAATTTTATACAG ATGAAGACGGCTGCAGATGCTTGTGTGCACTATGACATTGCAAGGAAGCAATAG